A genome region from Pseudomonas sp. N3-W includes the following:
- the mutS gene encoding DNA mismatch repair protein MutS yields MSDLSSHTPMMQQYWRLKNQHPDQLMFYRMGDFYEIFYEDAKKAAKLLDITLTARGQSAGQAIPMCGIPYHAAEGYLAKLVKLGESVVICEQVGDPATSKGPVDRQVVRIITPGTVSDEALLDERRDNLIAAVLGDERLFGLAVLDITSGNFTVLEIKGWENLLAELERVNPVELMIPDDWPKDLPAEKRRGVRRRAPWDFERDSALKSLCQQFSTQDLKGFGCENLTLAIGAAGCLLSYAKETQRTALPHLRSLRHERLDDTVVLDGASRRNLELDTNLAGGRDNTLQSVVDRCQTAMGSRLLTRWLNRPLRDLTVLLARQTSITCLLDGYRFEKLQPQLKEIGDIERILARIGLRNARPRDLARLRDALGALPELQVAMAELEAPHIIQLAKTTSTYPELAALLEKAIIDNPPAVIRDGGVLKTGYDSELDDLQSLSENAGQFLIDLEAREKARTGLSHLKVGYNRIHGYFIELPSKQAESAPADYIRRQTLKGAERFITPELKAFEDKALSAKSRALAREKMLYEALLEDLIAQLPPLQDTAAALAELDVLSNLAERALNLDLNCPRFVSEPCMRISQGRHPVVEQVLSTPFVANDLSLDDNTRMLVITGPNMGGKSTYMRQTALIVLLAHIGSFVPAASCELSLVDRIFTRIGSSDDLAGGRSTFMVEMSETANILHNATDRSLVLMDEVGRGTSTFDGLSLAWAAAERLAHLRAYTLFATHYFELTVLPEAQPLVANVHLNATEHNERIVFLHHVLPGPASQSYGLAVAQLAGVPSEVIVRAREHLGRLEATALPHEVPAPVKGKPAKPQQSDMFASLPHPVLDELAKLDLDDMSPRRALEMLYTLKTRI; encoded by the coding sequence TGTCCTCCCACACGCCAATGATGCAGCAGTACTGGCGCCTGAAGAACCAGCACCCTGACCAGCTGATGTTCTATCGCATGGGCGATTTCTACGAGATCTTCTACGAAGATGCGAAGAAAGCCGCCAAATTGCTGGACATCACCCTGACCGCCCGTGGGCAGTCGGCGGGCCAGGCGATTCCGATGTGCGGGATTCCTTACCATGCCGCCGAGGGTTATCTGGCGAAACTGGTGAAGCTCGGCGAGTCGGTGGTGATCTGTGAACAGGTCGGCGATCCGGCGACGAGCAAGGGGCCGGTGGATCGTCAGGTGGTGCGGATCATCACGCCGGGGACGGTCAGTGATGAAGCGCTGCTGGATGAGCGTCGAGATAACCTGATCGCTGCGGTGCTGGGGGACGAGCGTCTGTTCGGCCTTGCGGTGCTGGACATCACAAGCGGCAACTTCACCGTGCTGGAAATCAAGGGCTGGGAAAACCTGCTGGCGGAATTGGAGCGGGTCAACCCGGTGGAGCTGATGATCCCGGACGACTGGCCAAAAGACCTGCCGGCAGAAAAGCGCCGCGGGGTTCGTCGTCGCGCGCCTTGGGATTTTGAACGTGATTCGGCGCTGAAAAGTCTGTGTCAGCAATTCTCCACCCAGGACCTCAAAGGCTTCGGCTGCGAGAACCTGACCCTGGCCATCGGCGCTGCCGGCTGCCTGCTCAGTTACGCCAAGGAAACCCAGCGTACCGCCCTGCCGCACTTGCGCAGCCTGCGTCATGAGCGCCTCGACGACACCGTGGTGCTGGATGGCGCGAGCCGTCGCAACCTGGAACTGGACACCAACCTGGCTGGTGGGCGCGACAACACGCTGCAATCGGTGGTTGATCGCTGCCAGACCGCCATGGGCAGCCGCCTGCTGACCCGATGGCTGAATCGCCCGCTGCGCGATCTGACCGTGTTGCTGGCACGTCAGACCTCGATTACCTGCCTGCTCGACGGCTATCGTTTCGAAAAGCTGCAACCACAGCTCAAGGAAATCGGTGACATCGAGCGGATTCTGGCGCGCATCGGTTTGCGCAACGCGCGTCCTCGTGACCTGGCGCGTCTGCGCGACGCCCTCGGTGCGTTGCCCGAGTTGCAGGTGGCGATGGCAGAGCTTGAAGCGCCTCACATCATCCAGTTGGCCAAGACCACCAGCACCTACCCGGAACTGGCGGCATTGCTGGAAAAAGCCATTATCGACAACCCGCCGGCCGTCATCCGTGACGGCGGCGTGTTGAAAACCGGTTACGACAGCGAACTCGACGACCTGCAATCGCTGAGCGAAAACGCCGGGCAATTCCTGATCGACCTCGAAGCCCGCGAAAAGGCCCGCACCGGCCTGTCGCACCTGAAAGTCGGCTACAACCGCATTCACGGCTACTTCATCGAGTTGCCGAGCAAACAAGCCGAGTCGGCACCGGCCGACTACATCCGCCGCCAAACGCTCAAAGGCGCCGAGCGCTTCATCACCCCGGAGCTCAAAGCGTTCGAAGACAAGGCATTGTCGGCCAAGAGCCGCGCCCTGGCCCGCGAGAAGATGCTGTACGAAGCGTTGCTCGAAGACCTGATCGCGCAATTACCCCCCCTGCAAGACACCGCTGCTGCACTCGCCGAACTGGACGTATTGAGCAACCTCGCCGAGCGTGCACTGAACCTCGACCTGAACTGCCCGCGTTTCGTCAGCGAGCCCTGCATGCGCATCAGTCAAGGCCGTCACCCGGTGGTCGAGCAAGTGCTGAGTACACCGTTCGTGGCCAACGACCTGAGCCTCGACGACAACACCCGCATGCTGGTGATCACCGGCCCGAACATGGGCGGTAAATCCACTTACATGCGTCAGACAGCATTGATTGTGCTGCTGGCTCACATCGGCAGCTTTGTGCCAGCGGCCAGTTGCGAATTGTCGCTGGTGGACCGGATTTTCACCCGGATCGGTTCCAGCGATGACCTGGCGGGCGGGCGCTCGACCTTCATGGTTGAAATGAGCGAAACCGCCAACATCCTGCACAACGCCACCGATCGCAGCCTGGTGCTGATGGACGAAGTCGGTCGCGGCACCAGTACGTTCGACGGCCTGTCCCTGGCCTGGGCGGCGGCCGAGCGTCTGGCGCACCTGCGCGCCTACACGCTGTTCGCCACTCACTACTTCGAATTGACCGTGTTGCCGGAAGCCCAGCCGCTGGTCGCCAACGTGCACCTCAACGCTACCGAGCACAATGAACGCATCGTGTTCCTGCACCACGTGTTGCCAGGGCCTGCGAGCCAGAGTTATGGCTTGGCGGTTGCTCAATTGGCCGGCGTGCCAAGCGAAGTGATTGTGCGCGCTCGCGAGCATCTGGGGCGCCTGGAAGCCACAGCCCTGCCCCATGAAGTGCCTGCGCCCGTCAAAGGCAAACCGGCCAAGCCGCAGCAGAGCGACATGTTCGCCAGCCTGCCGCATCCGGTGCTGGATGAATTGGCCAAACTGGACCTGGACGATATGAGTCCGCGCCGCGCACTCGAAATGCTCTATACACTAAAGACACGGATCTAA
- the fdxA gene encoding ferredoxin FdxA, whose translation MTFVVTDNCIKCKYTDCVEVCPVDCFYEGPNFLVIHPDECIDCALCEPECPAVAIFSEDEVPDDMQEFIQLNVELAEIWPNITEKKDALPDAEKHDRVLNKDVQSKIMYIER comes from the coding sequence ATGACCTTCGTCGTCACCGACAACTGCATCAAGTGCAAGTACACCGACTGCGTAGAAGTCTGTCCGGTGGACTGCTTTTACGAAGGCCCGAACTTCCTGGTGATTCACCCGGATGAGTGCATCGACTGCGCCCTGTGCGAACCGGAATGCCCGGCCGTGGCCATCTTCTCTGAAGATGAAGTACCGGACGATATGCAGGAGTTCATCCAGCTGAACGTTGAATTGGCCGAGATCTGGCCGAACATCACCGAGAAGAAAGATGCCCTCCCTGATGCCGAAAAACATGACCGCGTTCTGAACAAAGATGTTCAAAGCAAGATCATGTACATCGAACGCTGA